The Flavobacteriales bacterium genome includes a region encoding these proteins:
- a CDS encoding histidine--tRNA ligase, translating to MQKAALPKGTRDFSPTMMFRRNLIINTIKKVYEKYGFDPIETPAMENLTTLTGKYGEEGDKLLFKILNSGDFLASADVEVLANKNSQKLTWVIAEKGLRYDLTVPFARYVVQNQSDITFPFKRYQIQPVWRADRPQKGRYREFWQCDADVIGTKSLLCEADFLKIYEEVFQTLGLKDYEVRINHRKLLEAVTVSIGFTGSFTEFTVAIDKLDKIGWDGVGKELSEKGVDAAKVELLKNMLLQLPLTENTLETIKNQLVDCQEKEIALHELGQLIGLAESHLSQVVLDLSLARGLDYYTGCIFEAVIKNSGIGSVSGGGRYDNLTEIFGLKDVSGVGISFGIDRIYDVMDALQLFQNQIDNQKIIFCHFDEKAMIFCSRWADELRKEGIKVVVYPDQKKIGKQFDYANKLGFDLVAVVGDNEMAENCVQLKNMTDGSQSKISLNELIIKLKK from the coding sequence CCATCGAAACTCCGGCCATGGAAAACCTAACTACCCTTACCGGAAAATATGGGGAAGAAGGGGATAAACTCTTGTTCAAAATTCTGAATTCGGGTGATTTTTTGGCAAGTGCCGATGTTGAAGTTTTGGCTAATAAAAACTCCCAAAAACTCACTTGGGTCATTGCCGAAAAAGGTCTTCGATATGACCTAACTGTTCCCTTTGCACGCTATGTGGTTCAAAATCAAAGTGATATAACATTTCCATTTAAACGCTACCAAATACAACCTGTGTGGCGTGCGGACCGACCACAAAAAGGCCGATACCGCGAATTTTGGCAGTGCGATGCCGACGTAATTGGCACCAAATCATTGCTTTGCGAAGCAGATTTTCTTAAAATTTATGAAGAAGTTTTTCAAACGTTGGGTCTGAAAGATTATGAAGTTCGGATAAACCACCGAAAACTGTTGGAGGCCGTAACGGTTTCCATCGGATTTACCGGTAGTTTTACTGAATTTACTGTGGCCATAGACAAATTGGACAAAATTGGTTGGGACGGCGTTGGAAAAGAATTAAGCGAAAAAGGTGTGGATGCCGCCAAAGTGGAACTTCTAAAAAATATGCTGCTTCAACTTCCTTTAACTGAAAACACATTGGAAACCATTAAAAATCAATTAGTTGATTGCCAGGAAAAAGAAATTGCCTTGCACGAATTAGGGCAACTTATTGGATTGGCCGAAAGTCATCTATCACAAGTGGTGCTTGATTTGAGTTTGGCTCGTGGACTTGATTATTACACAGGCTGCATTTTTGAAGCTGTGATAAAAAACAGTGGAATTGGCAGTGTGAGCGGTGGTGGCCGATACGACAATCTTACCGAAATATTTGGACTAAAGGATGTTTCCGGTGTCGGAATTTCTTTTGGTATTGACCGTATATATGATGTGATGGATGCTCTTCAACTATTTCAAAATCAAATAGATAATCAAAAAATTATATTCTGCCATTTCGATGAAAAGGCTATGATTTTTTGTAGTCGATGGGCTGATGAATTGCGAAAGGAAGGCATTAAAGTCGTTGTGTATCCCGATCAAAAAAAGATAGGCAAACAGTTTGACTATGCTAACAAGTTGGGATTTGATTTGGTGGCTGTGGTGGGCGATAATGAAATGGCCGAAAACTGTGTTCAATTAAAAAATATGACCGATGGAAGTCAGTCAAAAATATCGCTCAACGAATTGATTATCAAATTAAAAAAATGA
- the murA gene encoding UDP-N-acetylglucosamine 1-carboxyvinyltransferase — MGTFKITGGKKLKGEIIPQGAKNEALQVLSAVLLSPEEIVIKNIPNIRDVNRLIELLRGLGVSVEKLNENDYRFESNNIDLDYLNSAEFRKTAKSIRGSVMIIGPLLARFGKGYIPSPGGDKIGRRRLDTHFIGFQNLGAKFTFLPDENFYEIEAEKLTGTYMLLDEASVTGTANIVMAASMAKGTTTIYNAACEPYLQQLCKMLNSMGAKISGVGSNLLTIEGVDYLGGCTHTLLPDMIEIGSFMAMAALTNSDITIKNVQYKELGIIPETFRRLGVHFELINDDIRVFNNEHYEIESFIDGSMMTIADAIWPGLTPDLLSVILVMCTQAKGNVLIHQKMFESRLFFVDSLIDMGAQIILCDPHRATVMGLDRRINLKGIQMTSPDIRAGVSLLIAAMSADGVSTIHNIEQIDRGYQNIEHRLNAIGADIVRL, encoded by the coding sequence ATGGGAACGTTTAAAATAACCGGAGGCAAAAAACTTAAAGGCGAAATTATTCCGCAAGGAGCTAAAAACGAGGCACTTCAGGTGCTTTCGGCTGTGCTTCTTTCTCCCGAAGAAATTGTTATAAAAAACATTCCTAACATTCGAGATGTAAACCGGCTTATTGAACTGTTGCGGGGTCTTGGTGTATCGGTAGAAAAATTAAACGAAAACGACTACCGATTTGAATCAAACAATATTGACCTTGACTATCTAAACTCAGCCGAATTCAGAAAAACAGCAAAAAGCATTCGGGGTTCGGTTATGATTATTGGACCTTTGTTGGCACGTTTTGGCAAAGGTTATATCCCAAGTCCCGGTGGTGATAAAATTGGCCGACGAAGATTGGACACCCACTTTATCGGGTTTCAAAATTTGGGTGCAAAATTTACTTTTTTACCCGATGAGAATTTTTACGAGATAGAAGCCGAAAAACTTACCGGAACCTATATGCTGCTGGATGAAGCATCGGTGACCGGAACGGCCAACATTGTGATGGCCGCCAGCATGGCCAAAGGCACTACCACCATATACAACGCCGCTTGCGAACCCTATTTGCAACAGTTGTGCAAAATGCTTAACAGCATGGGAGCCAAAATTTCGGGTGTAGGTTCAAATTTATTAACCATTGAGGGGGTTGATTATTTGGGTGGATGCACGCACACTTTGCTGCCCGATATGATTGAAATAGGCAGTTTTATGGCCATGGCCGCTCTTACCAATTCCGACATAACCATCAAAAATGTGCAATACAAGGAATTAGGAATAATCCCTGAAACTTTCCGCCGATTAGGTGTGCATTTTGAATTAATAAACGACGACATTCGGGTGTTTAATAATGAACACTACGAAATAGAAAGTTTTATAGATGGCAGCATGATGACCATTGCCGATGCTATTTGGCCTGGCCTAACGCCTGACTTGTTGAGTGTTATCTTGGTAATGTGTACGCAGGCAAAAGGCAATGTGTTGATACATCAAAAGATGTTTGAAAGCCGCTTATTTTTTGTGGATAGCCTAATTGACATGGGTGCTCAAATAATATTGTGCGACCCGCACCGGGCAACGGTTATGGGGCTTGACAGACGCATAAATTTAAAAGGCATACAAATGACATCGCCCGACATTCGTGCAGGAGTTTCACTACTTATTGCCGCCATGAGTGCCGACGGGGTCAGCACCATTCACAACATTGAGCAAATAGACCGTGGCTATCAAAACATCGAGCATCGGTTGAATGCTATCGGTGCCGACATTGTAAGATTGTAA
- a CDS encoding DUF4290 domain-containing protein, with protein sequence MEHNMDYNTQMEPLTISEYGRSFQEMVTHVCNLPDKAKRTELANTLIQVMINLNPEVKSLEDYKQKLWDHLYIISDYKLDVDTEYNMPVREHIEQKPRPIPYKDELIKFRFYGRNLQTMVEQALDIKDKEIQTAFINYIASFMVNSSRNWNDENLDKIAVIEHLRTLSKGQLKLTEDDLQIHIEVNRVRNKNGKSKNKVKKNNNKNNNNNGGNRNNNKNFKRR encoded by the coding sequence ATGGAACACAACATGGATTATAATACCCAAATGGAGCCTTTAACCATTTCTGAGTATGGACGCTCATTTCAAGAAATGGTAACGCACGTTTGCAATTTGCCAGATAAGGCCAAACGCACTGAGCTTGCTAACACATTGATTCAGGTGATGATTAACCTTAACCCAGAGGTAAAATCATTGGAAGATTACAAACAAAAACTTTGGGATCACCTATACATTATCAGCGATTATAAACTGGATGTTGACACAGAATACAACATGCCTGTTCGCGAGCATATTGAGCAAAAGCCACGACCAATTCCATATAAAGATGAGCTCATAAAATTTCGTTTTTATGGCCGCAATCTACAAACAATGGTAGAGCAGGCGTTAGACATAAAAGACAAAGAAATTCAAACTGCTTTTATCAACTATATCGCCAGTTTTATGGTAAACTCATCAAGAAACTGGAATGATGAAAACCTTGACAAAATAGCCGTAATTGAGCATTTGCGAACCTTGTCGAAAGGACAATTAAAACTGACGGAAGATGATTTGCAGATTCATATTGAGGTAAACCGAGTTAGAAACAAAAATGGAAAATCAAAAAATAAAGTAAAGAAAAACAACAATAAAAACAATAACAACAACGGGGGTAACCGAAACAACAATAAAAACTTTAAACGCAGATAG
- the carA gene encoding glutamine-hydrolyzing carbamoyl-phosphate synthase small subunit: MDNTTGQSAILVLEDGSVFSGKAIGKIGTTVGEICFNTGMTGYQEVFTDPSYYGQVVVMTTDHIGNYGTSLEDVESNSIKISGLICKKFSQKFSRKMANLSLNDYLIDNNLIGISDVDTRQIVRHIRSKGAMNCIISSDELDVDVLKQKLATVPSMEGLELSSKVTTTSPYFYGDANAKYKVAVLDYGVKTNILRCLAERDCYLKVFPSKTTYNEMKAWNPDGFMLSNGPGDPGVMAFETDVVKDIVDNNEKTFGICLGSQILAQAVGMRTFKMHHGHRGLNHPVQNIVTGRSEITSQNHGFAIDPDSIVADLAEITHKNLNDGTVEGIRLKNKPAFAVQYHPEANPGPHDSRYLFDDFVSMLS, translated from the coding sequence GTGGACAATACAACAGGACAATCCGCCATCTTAGTTCTTGAAGATGGTAGCGTTTTCAGCGGAAAAGCAATCGGAAAAATAGGCACTACCGTTGGCGAAATTTGCTTCAACACAGGAATGACGGGCTATCAGGAAGTTTTTACCGACCCTTCATACTACGGCCAAGTGGTGGTAATGACCACCGACCACATAGGAAACTATGGCACCAGCTTGGAAGACGTAGAATCGAACAGCATTAAAATCAGCGGGTTGATTTGCAAAAAATTCAGTCAAAAATTTAGTCGCAAAATGGCCAACCTAAGCCTTAACGACTATTTGATAGACAACAATTTGATTGGTATTTCCGATGTGGACACCCGTCAAATAGTTCGACATATCAGAAGCAAGGGTGCTATGAATTGCATCATCAGTTCTGATGAATTGGATGTGGATGTTTTAAAACAAAAATTAGCCACAGTTCCGTCTATGGAAGGCTTAGAATTGAGTTCGAAAGTAACCACAACAAGCCCGTACTTTTATGGTGATGCAAATGCCAAATACAAAGTAGCTGTGCTTGATTATGGAGTAAAAACCAACATTTTGCGATGCCTTGCCGAACGAGATTGTTACTTAAAAGTATTTCCGAGCAAAACCACATACAATGAAATGAAAGCATGGAATCCGGATGGGTTTATGCTTTCTAACGGCCCCGGTGATCCGGGTGTTATGGCCTTTGAAACCGATGTGGTGAAAGACATTGTGGACAACAACGAAAAGACCTTTGGCATTTGTTTGGGTAGTCAAATATTGGCTCAAGCCGTTGGAATGCGAACCTTTAAAATGCACCACGGACACCGAGGATTGAACCATCCGGTTCAAAACATAGTTACCGGAAGAAGTGAAATAACTTCTCAAAACCACGGATTTGCCATTGACCCCGACAGCATTGTGGCTGATTTGGCCGAGATAACACACAAAAATTTGAATGATGGTACCGTGGAAGGTATCCGGTTAAAAAACAAACCAGCGTTTGCGGTGCAATATCACCCAGAGGCAAACCCCGGACCACATGATTCTCGCTATTTGTTCGACGATTTTGTGTCGATGCTCAGCTAA
- a CDS encoding RNA pseudouridine synthase, whose product MKIKRFEDILIQEDENLLIINKPPMVSSLQERIGIAMSVQELAQNYYADAQLCHRLDKETSGILLIAKNAETYREIAVKFEKRQMDKTYWAIADGRHYFEKFEVDLPLSVSSKGRAKIDKLNGKPAQTLFQVLEQFKHFSLIESKPITGRLHQIRIHLASQNAPIAGDVAYGGQLPFLRTFKKNFNLKKLTEEQPLITRAALHAHSLQFELFGKQYSVDAALPKDMAAFLNLLRKYDNI is encoded by the coding sequence ATGAAAATCAAACGTTTTGAAGACATTTTGATTCAGGAAGATGAAAATCTACTGATTATCAATAAGCCGCCCATGGTGTCGAGTTTGCAAGAGCGAATCGGGATTGCCATGAGCGTACAAGAATTGGCTCAAAATTATTATGCAGATGCTCAGCTTTGTCATCGGTTGGATAAGGAAACGTCGGGCATACTGCTCATTGCTAAAAATGCGGAAACATACCGCGAAATAGCTGTAAAATTCGAGAAACGGCAGATGGATAAAACCTACTGGGCCATTGCCGACGGACGGCATTATTTTGAAAAATTTGAAGTGGATCTGCCCCTCTCGGTCAGTTCTAAAGGCAGAGCAAAAATTGACAAATTGAATGGCAAACCTGCTCAAACCCTCTTTCAAGTTTTGGAGCAATTTAAGCATTTCAGTTTGATAGAGTCAAAACCCATTACCGGAAGATTACACCAAATCCGAATTCATCTTGCCTCGCAAAATGCCCCAATAGCCGGAGATGTGGCCTATGGAGGGCAACTGCCATTTTTAAGAACATTTAAAAAGAATTTTAATCTCAAAAAATTAACCGAAGAGCAACCCTTGATAACCCGAGCCGCATTGCACGCCCACTCTCTGCAATTTGAATTATTTGGCAAACAATATAGTGTTGATGCCGCCTTACCCAAGGATATGGCAGCATTTCTTAATTTATTGAGAAAATACGACAACATTTGA